The Aspergillus luchuensis IFO 4308 DNA, chromosome 7, nearly complete sequence genome has a segment encoding these proteins:
- a CDS encoding uncharacterized protein (COG:E;~EggNog:ENOG410PIEB;~InterPro:IPR002293;~SECRETED:SignalP(1-23);~TransMembrane:5 (n8-19c23/24o47-67i101-123o129-151i171-193o205-222i);~go_component: GO:0016020 - membrane [Evidence IEA];~go_function: GO:0022857 - transmembrane transporter activity [Evidence IEA];~go_process: GO:0055085 - transmembrane transport [Evidence IEA]), giving the protein MAACSLNGVLAFVVMVTLCFTLGDVDEVLDSATGYPFIQVFFNATKSYAATNAMTAIVTMSLIASVITEVATASRQLWSFARDGGVPLASFFGHVNPNWNIPLNAVLVSLVLTMLLSLINIGSTVALDALITLTVGALLNSYIVTVSCVAWKRIRGEPLPPHRWSLGRWGLWVNLGALAFLIPEFVFVMFPLYSTVDPENMNWSSLMYGGMLIFSIIYYALYGRKTYVPPVALVKREI; this is encoded by the exons ATGGCGGCGTGCTCCTTGAACGGGGTCTTGGCCTTTGTCGTTATGGTCACATTGTGTTTCACCTTAGGTGACGTGGATGAGGTCCTCGACTCCGCTACTGGGTATCCTTTCATTCAGGTCTTTTTCAACGCCACCAAAAGCTACGCAGCTACAAACGCAATGACTGCAATTGTGACCATGTCGCTTATTGCCAGTGTTATTACTGAGGTCGCTACTGCGTCGCGTCAACTTTGGTCATTCGCCCGTGATGGGGGCGTCCCACTGGCTAGCTTTTTCGGTCAT GTCAATCCCAATTGGAACATCCCCCTCAACGCTGTTCTGGTGTCCCTCGTACTTACGATGCTGCTATCACTCATCAACATCGGCTCGACTGTCGCCCTGGATGCATTGATTACCCTCACTGTCGGAGCATTGTTGAATTCCTACATCGTCACTGTTTCCTGTGTCGCATGGAAAAGAATTCGCGGGGAACCATTACCCCCACATCGGTGGTCACTAGGCCGATGGGGACTTTGGGTAAACCTCGGGGCCCTGGCTTTCCTCATCCCGGAGTTCGTTTTCGTTATGTTCCCCCTTTACTCGACTGTGGATCCCGAGAACATGAACTGGAGCTCACTCATGTATGGCGGCATGTTGATTTTTTCCATCATCTACTATGCATTGTACGGGCGGAAAACTTATGTGCCGCCCGTGGCCCTGGTCAAGCGCGAAATCTGA
- a CDS encoding uncharacterized protein (COG:E;~EggNog:ENOG410PIEB;~TransMembrane:2 (i59-80o92-111i)), with the protein MPDNIELTTTKGGNNISTVFADEGLAKGHVAQKYIGTMADQRDMQALGKEQVLRRNFRFISIVAFGCTLIASWEVMLTMMSSPLVDGGTAGFIWGFVVVSVGVLLLFASLAEMASMAPTAGGQYHWVS; encoded by the exons ATGCCGGACAATATTGAACTCACAACCACCAAGGGTGGAAATAATATTTCCACTGTATTCGCCGATGAAGGGCTTGCCAAAGGTCATGTCGCTCAAAAGTATATCGGCACTATGGCCGACCAAAGGGATATGCAGGCTTTGGGAAAGGAACAAGTTCTCAGG AGAAATTTTCGGTTCATTTCAATCGTCGCCTTTGGATGTACTCTAATTGCTTCATGGGAGGTCATGTTGAC CATGATGAGCTCGCCTCTGGTTGATGGTGGCACTGCTGGCTTCATCTGGGGATTTGTCGTGGTTTCGGTTGGTGTGTTGCTTCTGTTCGCCAGTTTGGCGGAGATGGCTTCCAT GGCACCCACTGCTGGTGGCCAGTATCACTGGGTATCATAG
- a CDS encoding uncharacterized protein (COG:S;~EggNog:ENOG410PR0V;~InterPro:IPR011051) translates to MVETYPIGTRKECERLVKDWGFKHVFTWADGSNAHYPPHSHGGVTTHLIRQGSLTITYPDDNAKLHNGEVKKETFGVGARLDVPAGKLHEVWIGDSGCEYVIGE, encoded by the exons ATGGTGGAAACATACCCCATTGGTACACGCAAAGAATGCGAACGTCTCGTCAAGGACTGGGGCTTCAAGCACGTCTTTACTTGGGCGGACGGAAG CAATGCTCATTATCCACCTCACTCCCATGGTGGTGTCACAACGCATCTAATACGCCAAGGGAGTCTGACAATCACCTACCCGGATGATAACGCCAAGTTGCATAATGGGGAGGTGAAAAAGGAGACGTTCGGTGTCGGTGCACGACTGGATGTTCCGGCGGGCAAGTTGCATGAGGTGTGGATTGGAGACAGTGGATGCGAGTACGTTATTGGGGAATAG
- a CDS encoding putative transporter (COG:G;~EggNog:ENOG410Q18W;~InterPro:IPR020846,IPR011701,IPR036259;~PFAM:PF07690,PF00083;~TransMembrane:10 (i161-179o191-210i222-244o256-278i326-349o369-388i400-421o427-449i461-482o497-517i);~go_function: GO:0022857 - transmembrane transporter activity [Evidence IEA];~go_process: GO:0055085 - transmembrane transport [Evidence IEA]): MTTDGVKEVPADTASANEDTKKNPDVSTSSASSSSLTDSEHRVAKVTDCAFDTTEDPRFYKPIPEYESAHRWDPYFEWTEEEEKALIRKIDIRVCTFACVTFFALQLDRGNIVQANSDSMLGDLGMTTNDYNNGQTIFYLTFLFAELPSQLLSKKVGPDRWIPIQMIAWSFVAAFQAFLKNRAGYFACRALLGLLEGGFIADTILFLSFFYKSKELPQRLSYFWVSYEATSIVGAFLAFGFLHIHGSGGYTGGWRYLFAFEGLITGTIGIIAAFWMPASPTQTKGGLRGKDGWFNEREEKILVNRVLRDDPSKGSMHNRQAVTPKMLWHALCDYDMWPIYLLGLTWMIPNTPATNYITLELKSLGFGTFETNLLTIPAYVIFIINLLFWTWISERFNQRLLLGVVSEFWCLVLLIALEVLPDGASAWARWIINALLIGAPYVHAIIVAMTSRNAGSVRTRTVASAVYNMMVQASSIIASQIYQDKDKPYYRVGNKVLIAISVFSMALFIGAKFYYIWRNKYNAARWNAMSSEEREEYLEANKDLGNKRLDFRFTH; the protein is encoded by the exons ATGACCACAGACGGTGTCAAGGAAGTCCCTGCGGACACGGCCTCCGCAAATGAGGACACCAAGAAGAACCCTGATGTCTCgacatcatcggcatcgtcatcctcactTACGGACTCGGAACACAGAGTCGCAAAGGTGACTGACTGCGCCTTCGATACGACGGAAGACCCTAGGTTTTACAAGCCGATTCCTGAGTATGAGAGCGCGCATCGCTGGGATCCATACTTCGAATGgacggaagaggaagaaaaggcacTAATCAGGAAG ATTGACATCCGAGTTTGTACTTTCGCATGCGTTACATTTTTCGCACTTCAGCTTGACAGAGGCAACATTGTGCAAGCAAACTCGGACAGCATGCTGGGGGACCTCGGAATGACCACGAACGATTACAACAACGGACAGACAATTTTCTACCTCACTTTCCTCTTTGCCGAGCTTCCTTCGCAGTTACTGTCTAAGAAGGTCGGTCCAGACCGCTGGATTCCCATTCAAATGATCGCCTGGAGTTTCGTCGCCGCATTCCAGGCCTTTCTCAAGAACAGGGCCGGATACTTCGCCTGCAGAGCgcttctcggcctcctgGAGGGAGGATT TATTGCCGACACTatcctcttcttgtccttcttctacAAGTCCAAAGAGCTGCCGCAACGATTGAGTTACTTCTGGGTTTCTTACGAAGCTACATCGATCGTCGGCGCTTTTCTGGCGttcggcttcctccacatccacggCTCTGGCGGTTATACTGGAGGATGGCGCTATTTGTTCGCTTTTGAGGGTCTTATTACAGGAACCATCGGGATCATCGCCGCGTTCTGGATGCCTGCATCTCCCACCCAGACTAAGGGCGGTCTCCGCGGTAAAGATGGTTGGTTCAACGAGcgcgaggagaagatccttgTCAACCGTGTACTTCGTGACGATCCCAGTAAGGGAAGCATGCACAACCGTCAGGCGGTCACACCGAAGATGCTTTGGCATGCTCTGTGCGACTACGACATGTGGCCCATCTATCTGCTTGGTCTGACCTGGATGATTCCCAACACACCTGCTACCAACTACATTACCCTGGAGTTGAAGTCGCTTGGATTCGGCACCTTTGAAACGAACCTCCTGACCATCCCCGCATATGTCATCTTCATTATCAACCTACTGTTCTGGACATGGATTTCAGAACGCTTCAACCAGCGTCTACTTCTCGGCGTCGTCTCTGAATTTTGGTGTTTGGTCTTGCTCATCGCGCTTGAAGTCCTGCCAGATGGAGCCAGTGCATGGGCGCGGTGGATCATCAATGCTCTCTTGATTGGAGCCCCTTACGTGCACGCAATCATCGTGGCCATGACTTCCAGAAACGCGGGCTCGGTCCGTACACGCACTGTTGCAAGCGCGGTATACAACATGATGGTTCAGGCCTCTAGTATCATTGCTAGTCAG ATCTACCAAGACAAAGATAAGCCTTACTACCGTGTGGGTAATAAGGTTCTGATTGCCATCTCTGTGTTCAGCATGGCTTTATTCATTGGGGCCAAGTTCTATTACATCTGGCGCAACAA GTACAACGCTGCTCGTTGGAATGCCATGTCCAgcgaagagagggaggaatatCTGGAAGCTAATAAGGATCTTGGAAACAAGCG ACTCGATTTCCGATTTACTCACTAG